One window of Silene latifolia isolate original U9 population unplaced genomic scaffold, ASM4854445v1 scaffold_88, whole genome shotgun sequence genomic DNA carries:
- the LOC141640528 gene encoding uncharacterized protein LOC141640528, translating into MGARHLSYAGRLVLVKAVFSTLHDYWARIFILPQIIIKKIEAVCRDFLWHGKESKNSPAMVTWEQICRPKKYGGLGLKQLHLWNLASIAKYVWWIESKADHLWVKWGGYTVSQGYSWLQPAVEQVDWAPWIVNNWLVPKHGFISWLAGQNRLLTQDRLLRMKIIQTNSCYLCGQGQEEHSHLFFRCVYSSTCKNLVSAWCKEKLPEQDWCAWWIKRRYRTITKKKIMGLILAALIYHIWAARNTCRVDRFLNRPEVVLQKIKHDVRSRIKNCSFKSHSGSVVVWTDQIMVS; encoded by the exons ATGGGAGCTCGACATTTATCTTATGCAGGGAGGCTTGTACTGGTTAAAGCTGTGTTTAGCACTCTTCATGATTATTGGGCAAGGATTTTCATACTGCCTCAAATAATTATAAAAAAGATAGAAGCTGTGTGTAGGGACTTTTTATGGCATGGCAAGGAGTCCAAAAATAGTCCTGCAATGGTGACTTGGGAACAGATTTGCAGACCCAAGAAATATGGAGGACTGGGTTTGAAACAGTTGCATCTGTGGAATTTGGCGTCTATTGCAAAATATGTGTGGTGGATTGAGAGTAAGGCTGACCATCTTTGGGTCAAATGG GGAGGTTATACTGTTAGTCAGGGCTATAGTTGGTTGCAGCCTGCGGTTGAGCAGGTGGATTGGGCTCCATGGATCGTGAATAACTGGCTTGTACCTAAGCATGGGTTCATTAGCTGGTTGGCTGGGCAGAATCGTTTGCTGACACAAGATAGGCTGCTTAGGATGAAGATAATTCAAACTAACTCTTGCTATTTGTGTGGGCAAGGACAGGAAGAGCATTCCCATCTATTTTTCAGGTGCGTTTATAGCAGTACATGTAAGAATTTGGTGTCTGCTTGGTGCAAAGAGAAGTTGCCTGAGCAAGATTGGTGTGCTTGGTGGATAAAGAGAAGATATAGAACCATCACTAAAAAGAAGATCATGGGACTAATTCTTGCTGCATTGATATATCATATTTGGGCTGCTCGTAATACTTGTCGAGTTGATAGATTCTTGAATAGGCCTGAGGTTGTATTGCAGAAGATAAAGCATGATGTAAGAAGTAGAATTAAAAATTGTAGCTTTAAAAGTCATAGTGGAAGTGTAGTAGTGTGGACTGATCAGATTATGGTGTCGTAA